The sequence CCGCCGTCCCCGCGCCGCCGGAGCCCGCCGCCGAACCCACTCCCGCCCCCGCGGACAGCGCGCCGGACGGGAACTGACCCGTGCCGAGCAGCGTCCGCGGACCCGGCGCCGGCCCCCGCACGGTGCGCGCGTCCTCGCCCGGCCGCGGGGGAACCGGTCCCTTCGTGTCCCGCCGGGCCCCCGGCACCCGCCGCAGCGGAGGAGCCGGCCTGTCCGTCGACCAGCGCGGCCGGCGCAACCGGTGGGGCCTGGTCGTCCTGATCTCCCTGCTCCTGCTCGTCGTCGGGCGGCTGGTGGTGCTCCAGGGCATCGACGGCGCGGCGTACGCGAGCGCCGCGGAGCAGGACCGGCTGCGCACCTACCCGATCGCGGCCCTCCGCGGCCAGGTCCTCGACCGTGACGGCAACCCGCTCGCCTACACCGTCGACGCCTCCCGGGTGGTGGCCGACCCGACGGTCGTCCGCGATCCGGCCCGTACCGCGCTAGCGCTCACCACGCTGCTCGACGTCCCGGTGCCCGAGCTCACCGAGAAGCTGTCGGCGGACGGCCGGTACGTCGTCCTGGCCGCTCAGGTCGCCCCCGAGACCACCAACGCGATCGACGAACTGGGGCTCGCCGGCGTCTTCCTCGAGGACGATCCGGTGCGGCTGTACCCGGCGGGCTCCGTCGGCGGCCAGGTCGTCGGCTTCGTCGGGCGGGAGGGCGCCGGCCTGGCCGGCATCGAGCAGACCTTCGAGGACCAGCTGTCCGGCACGCCGGGGCAGCGCACGGTGGAGGTGGGCAGCGGCGGCCACCCGATTCCGTCGGGCATCGACGAGGCGACGCCGGCGACCGACGGGCGGGACGTCACGCTCACCCTCGACCAGGACCTGCAGTTCGTCACCGAGCAGCGGCTGGCCGAGGCGTGCGCGGACGGCGCGACGACCCGCGCCTCCGCGGTGGTGCTGGAGGTGGCGACCGGCCGGGTGGCGGCGATGGGCTCCTGCCCGGGCTACGACCCCGGGAAGTACAGCGAGACCGATCCCGACCGGCTGGGCAACCCGCTGGTCTCCGACGTCTTCGAGCCCGGATCGGTTCTGAAGGCGGTGACGCTGGCGGCCGCCGTCGAGGAGGGCGTCGCGACGCCGGACCGGGTCCTGTCGGTCAACGGCCACATCGAGGCCGGCGACCGCGTGGTCACCGACGCCCACGACCACGCGCCGGTCGACTGGACCGTCACCGGCATCCTCGCCAAGTCCAGCAACGTCGGCACGATCATGCTGGCCCGCGAGGTCGGCGACGCGAAGCTCGAGGAGTACATGCGGGCGTTCGGCATCGGGGAGAAGACCGGCATCGAGCTGCCCGGCGAGAGCCGCGGCATCCTCCAGGACTCGGCGGAGTGGAGCGGGGTGCGGGCCGCCAACGTGGCCATCGGTCAGGGCGTCTCGGTCACCACGCTGCAGATGGCGTCGGTCTACCAGGCGATCGCCAACGACGGCGTGCGGATCGAGCCGCGGATCGTGCAGTCGGTGACCGGTGCCGACGGTCGTCCCGAGCCCACCGCCGAGCCGGCGCGGACGCGGGTCGTCAGCGAGTCGACCGCCGAGCAGATGGCCTACATGCTGGAGGCCGTCGTGGGCAAGGGCGGCACCGCCCCGTTGGCGCAGATCGAGGGCTTCCGGGTGGCCGGCAAGACCGGCACCGCGCAGCGGGCCAACCCCGAGTGCAACTGCTACGCCGGTGGTGGCTACGTGACGACGTTCGCCGGGTTCGCCCCGGCGGACGACCCCCAGTACGTCGTCGCCGTGGACCTCGAGCGTCCCACCAGCTCCGCGGAGGGCGGCCAGGTCGCCGCTCCGGTCTTCGCCGAGGTCATGCGGGCCGCGCTGACCGCCGACGACGTGGTGCCCTCGGGCACCCCCCGCCCCGAGTTCGAGCTGACCGGCACCGCCTGAGCCAGGCCGCCGCCGACGCCGCTCCCCGCACGGGGCGGCGCGGCCGGCGGCGTTCCGCGCACGTGCGCCGGTCGGGTGGGCCCCCGCCGGTAGATTGGAGCCCCGTGACCCCGACCGACCCCGGGACGACCCCGCGGCCCGCGGGGAACCACGCGTTGCCCCTGGCCGCGCTGGCCGATCTCATCGGCATGCCGGAGGGGGAGGGCACCGGCGTCGAGGTCACCGGTGCCACCCTCGCCTCCACCGAGGTCGCCCCCGGTTTCCTCTACGCCGCGCTGCCCGGCGCCCGGACCCACGGCGCCCGCTTCGCCGCCGATGCCGCCGCCCGGGGCGCCGTGGCGCTGCTCACCGACCCCACCGGCCGGAGCCAGGCGGTGGCGACCGGGCTGCCGGTGTGCGTCGTCGAGGACCCCCGCGCCGTGCTCGGTGCGGTCGCCGACCGGATCTACGGGGAGCCCAGCCGCCGGCTTGCCGTCGTGGGCATCACCGGCACCAACGGCAAGACGACGACGAGCTACCTGGTCGAGGCCGGGTTGGCCGCCGCCGGCCGGTCCAGCGGGCTGATCGGCACCGTGCAGGCCCGGACGCGCGGGCGGGCCGCCGACGGCACCCCGACGACCACCGCGCTGCCCAGCATCCGCACCACCCCGGAGGCGCCCGCGCTGCACGCGCTGCTGTCCGGCATGGCGGATGCGGGCGTCTCCGCGGTCGTCATGGAGGTCTCCAGCCACGCGCTGGTGCAGGGACGGGTCGGCGGGGTGCGGTTCGCCGCCGCCGGCTTCACCAACCTGGGCCGCGACCACCTCGACTTCCACCGGGACATGG is a genomic window of Blastococcus sp. HT6-30 containing:
- a CDS encoding penicillin-binding protein 2 — its product is MPSSVRGPGAGPRTVRASSPGRGGTGPFVSRRAPGTRRSGGAGLSVDQRGRRNRWGLVVLISLLLLVVGRLVVLQGIDGAAYASAAEQDRLRTYPIAALRGQVLDRDGNPLAYTVDASRVVADPTVVRDPARTALALTTLLDVPVPELTEKLSADGRYVVLAAQVAPETTNAIDELGLAGVFLEDDPVRLYPAGSVGGQVVGFVGREGAGLAGIEQTFEDQLSGTPGQRTVEVGSGGHPIPSGIDEATPATDGRDVTLTLDQDLQFVTEQRLAEACADGATTRASAVVLEVATGRVAAMGSCPGYDPGKYSETDPDRLGNPLVSDVFEPGSVLKAVTLAAAVEEGVATPDRVLSVNGHIEAGDRVVTDAHDHAPVDWTVTGILAKSSNVGTIMLAREVGDAKLEEYMRAFGIGEKTGIELPGESRGILQDSAEWSGVRAANVAIGQGVSVTTLQMASVYQAIANDGVRIEPRIVQSVTGADGRPEPTAEPARTRVVSESTAEQMAYMLEAVVGKGGTAPLAQIEGFRVAGKTGTAQRANPECNCYAGGGYVTTFAGFAPADDPQYVVAVDLERPTSSAEGGQVAAPVFAEVMRAALTADDVVPSGTPRPEFELTGTA